The following proteins are co-located in the Echinicola sp. 20G genome:
- a CDS encoding FUSC family membrane protein encodes MAYLKPVALKSFILGQYFTDGVKMTLGVLLPAVVFSFLGDFRTGISISLGAFLVSISDSTGPTEHRRVGMLASCGFVFFSALITGILNSSTLLLAIEIPLFCFVFAMFTVYGVRASSVGAAALLAMAISMDSNKTEAAFWVYALMVLAGGLWYTALSLSIMEIRPYRVAQQALGESILKVAAFLNLKANFYAKQVDIERNFQKLATTQIAVNEHQDNVREMLYKTRVRVGESIKSGQLLLVIFVDTLDIFEQMMSTHYDYKTLRQLYGHHGVLEDIGKAIKMIANELSRLGYALINNEKPRKKQPKEAILTALRSKIEEMESQGVKCLMLRKILSNIRTISTRVDNIYNYFYEEKLTFISQTREESLSKFVGHQSFSFKIILDNLSLESNVFRHAVRLAVTCLVGFLISLQLSLGNHSYWVVLTILVILRPGFSLTKQRNTERILGTLIGGVTGVLILYLVDDFTVRFVFLVVFMVLAYSFLRIRYIIAVVFMTPFIFIVYGFLYPESNFMIARERIIDTLVGSGLAYLASTYFLPSWEYIGFRPLIINVLKANLEYFAQIISRFEEEKFDEISYRLARRKIYLQSANLSAAFQRMLDEPKSKQKDKQELHQFVVLNHILTSYFSTLSSSLIREDLVLSSHDQVVRIKRARNYLLRALEHWGSNYEGLDFSVLNDESLLLKEADSSETSLLTEQLRLIRKTCSDLERISRNLAD; translated from the coding sequence ATGGCATATTTAAAACCTGTAGCGTTAAAGAGTTTTATTTTAGGTCAGTATTTCACTGACGGTGTAAAGATGACCCTTGGGGTGTTACTCCCAGCAGTAGTGTTTTCATTTTTGGGAGACTTTAGAACAGGAATAAGTATTTCTTTAGGGGCTTTTTTGGTAAGTATTTCAGATAGTACAGGCCCTACGGAACATCGAAGGGTTGGGATGTTGGCCAGTTGTGGTTTTGTCTTTTTTAGTGCCCTGATTACAGGAATTCTCAATTCCAGCACCTTGTTGTTGGCCATTGAAATCCCATTGTTTTGTTTCGTCTTTGCCATGTTTACGGTGTATGGAGTCCGTGCTTCCTCGGTTGGGGCGGCGGCTTTGCTGGCCATGGCCATTTCTATGGATTCCAACAAAACAGAAGCGGCCTTTTGGGTTTATGCCTTGATGGTTTTGGCAGGAGGGCTGTGGTATACTGCATTAAGTCTTTCCATAATGGAGATTCGGCCATACAGGGTCGCTCAGCAGGCATTGGGGGAAAGTATCTTGAAGGTGGCAGCTTTTCTTAACCTAAAGGCCAATTTTTATGCAAAACAGGTAGATATTGAAAGAAATTTTCAAAAGCTGGCGACCACCCAGATTGCCGTAAATGAGCATCAGGACAATGTTCGCGAAATGTTGTACAAAACCAGGGTAAGAGTAGGGGAATCTATCAAGTCAGGCCAACTGCTCTTGGTGATCTTCGTGGATACCTTGGATATTTTTGAGCAAATGATGTCCACCCATTATGACTACAAAACCCTAAGACAACTGTATGGACATCATGGAGTTTTGGAAGATATTGGTAAGGCAATTAAAATGATTGCGAATGAGCTTTCCCGCTTGGGCTATGCACTGATCAATAATGAAAAGCCCCGGAAAAAGCAGCCAAAAGAAGCCATTTTGACAGCGCTTCGGTCAAAAATTGAAGAGATGGAAAGCCAAGGAGTGAAATGTTTGATGTTGAGGAAAATCCTTTCCAATATTCGCACCATCAGCACCCGTGTGGATAATATCTATAATTATTTTTATGAGGAAAAGTTGACATTTATTTCCCAAACTCGGGAAGAAAGCTTATCAAAATTCGTGGGGCATCAAAGCTTTTCATTTAAGATAATCCTCGACAACCTGAGTTTGGAGTCCAATGTTTTTCGCCATGCAGTAAGGCTAGCTGTTACCTGTTTGGTTGGCTTTTTGATTTCTCTGCAGCTTTCCTTGGGAAATCACAGCTATTGGGTGGTTTTGACGATTTTGGTGATCTTGCGGCCGGGTTTTAGCCTGACCAAACAGCGGAATACAGAAAGGATTTTGGGAACGCTGATCGGAGGAGTGACGGGTGTTCTGATTCTTTATCTGGTGGATGATTTTACCGTTCGCTTTGTTTTTCTGGTAGTCTTTATGGTTTTGGCTTATTCTTTTTTAAGGATTAGATACATTATTGCAGTGGTATTTATGACCCCTTTTATTTTCATCGTTTATGGGTTTCTCTATCCGGAATCCAATTTTATGATTGCCCGGGAAAGAATTATTGATACCCTAGTGGGATCCGGTTTGGCCTATTTGGCCAGCACTTATTTTCTCCCTAGCTGGGAGTATATTGGCTTTAGGCCTCTGATTATAAATGTGCTGAAGGCAAATTTGGAATATTTCGCCCAGATTATTAGTCGCTTTGAGGAGGAAAAGTTTGACGAGATATCCTACCGTTTGGCAAGGAGAAAAATTTACTTGCAATCGGCGAACCTTTCTGCTGCTTTTCAGCGCATGTTGGATGAGCCAAAAAGTAAGCAAAAAGACAAGCAAGAATTGCATCAGTTTGTGGTGCTAAACCATATCCTGACCTCTTATTTTTCCACTTTGTCTTCTAGTTTGATCAGAGAAGACCTGGTGCTTTCCTCCCACGACCAAGTAGTAAGGATCAAGCGGGCTAGGAATTATTTGCTTAGGGCTTTAGAGCATTGGGGTAGTAATTATGAAGGACTTGACTTTTCAGTCTTGAACGATGAGTCTCTCTTACTAAAAGAAGCCGATTCTTCCGAAACTTCGTTGCTAACAGAGCAGTTGCGCTTAATCAGAAAGACCTGCTCTGATTTGGAAAGGATAAGTAGAAACCTGGCAGACTAA
- a CDS encoding Gfo/Idh/MocA family protein has product MKITVFIKCFIVLLFANVMLVNPSLSQEKIKFAMVGLSHGHSPWFFEWGQQEDMELVGVFDPHEALLDKFQQRYNLKGDLLFTELEEMLLKKKPDGILVFGPIYHHLQAVELAAPLGIHVMVEKPLATTLADAEKMKALAIKHQIHLLVDYETSWYPTTEQTFRFYNQPQTEYGDIRKMVFHHGHEGPKEIGVGPEFLEWLTDPMKNGGGALVDFGCYGANIMTYLMHGESPIAVTAVTKTYKPETYPKVDDEATIIVDYQDAQGIIQASWNWPFGRKDMEVYGMKGYVITKDDKELRYRTKGNGEVVEQINQEDLGLVSNPFEYFKRVIKGELVPPPFSPYTLENNMRVMEILEAAKESAKRGEKVVLSNRDIH; this is encoded by the coding sequence ATGAAGATAACCGTATTTATTAAGTGTTTTATTGTTTTACTTTTTGCAAATGTGATGCTAGTAAACCCATCTCTTTCCCAAGAGAAGATCAAGTTTGCGATGGTGGGACTTTCCCATGGCCACAGTCCTTGGTTTTTTGAGTGGGGACAGCAGGAAGATATGGAGTTGGTGGGCGTTTTTGATCCCCATGAAGCCTTATTGGATAAATTTCAGCAACGTTATAATTTGAAAGGCGACCTGCTTTTTACCGAGCTGGAAGAAATGCTATTAAAAAAGAAGCCTGATGGCATTTTAGTATTTGGCCCCATTTATCATCATTTGCAGGCTGTGGAGTTGGCGGCGCCATTGGGGATTCATGTGATGGTGGAAAAGCCCTTGGCCACGACACTTGCGGATGCGGAAAAAATGAAAGCTTTGGCTATTAAACATCAGATTCACCTACTGGTTGACTATGAAACTTCTTGGTATCCCACGACAGAACAAACTTTCCGTTTTTATAATCAACCCCAGACAGAATATGGGGACATCAGAAAAATGGTTTTCCATCATGGCCATGAGGGGCCAAAGGAAATTGGTGTTGGACCGGAGTTTTTGGAATGGCTGACGGATCCGATGAAAAATGGTGGAGGAGCTTTGGTAGACTTTGGCTGTTATGGAGCTAATATCATGACCTATTTGATGCATGGTGAAAGTCCAATAGCAGTCACTGCAGTCACCAAAACATACAAGCCAGAAACATATCCAAAAGTGGATGATGAGGCGACCATCATCGTGGACTATCAGGATGCCCAAGGTATTATCCAAGCCTCTTGGAACTGGCCTTTTGGAAGGAAGGATATGGAAGTTTATGGCATGAAAGGTTATGTCATCACCAAGGATGATAAAGAATTGAGGTATCGCACTAAAGGTAATGGGGAAGTGGTCGAACAGATCAACCAAGAAGATTTGGGCTTGGTAAGCAATCCATTTGAATATTTTAAACGAGTGATCAAAGGAGAATTGGTCCCTCCTCCATTCAGTCCTTATACTTTGGAAAATAATATGAGGGTCATGGAGATTCTCGAAGCCGCCAAGGAATCTGCAAAAAGAGGAGAAAAAGTGGTTTTATCGAATAGGGATATTCATTAA